GTGACTTCCCGCGGATCGTCGCCCACGCGGCGCAGCTGCGCGAGCCGCACCGCGTCGCCCGCTACCTCGAGGGCCTGGCCAGCCACCTGCACAAGTGGTACGACACCTGTCGCATCCGGCCGCGCCGCGACGAGGAGATCACCGACACGCACCGCACCCGGCTGTGGCTCAACGACGCCACCCGCCAGGTGCTGGCCAACGGACTCGACCTGCTGGGCGTCTCGGCGCCCGAGCGGATGTGAGGCGGTCGTGGCGACGAACATGAGGGCCCACGAGGCCGGGACACTGCACGCCGACGGCTACGGCATCCAGCCCAACTGGCTCCCCGAGCCGGAGGACCTGTCCGAGCTGATGCCGCAGCTGTGGGCGCGCAACACCGCCCGCGACGACAGCGGTGCGCTCACCGTGGCCGGGGTGTCGGTCACCGACCTCGCGCGCGAGTTCGGCACTGCCGCATACGTGCTCGACGAGGACGACTTCCGCAGCCGCGCCGGGGACTTCCGCGACGACTTCGCCGCGGGCTTCGAGGCGCTCGGTGGCGTCGACGTCTACTACGCGGGCAAGGCCTTCCTGTGCACGGCCGTCGCCCGCTGGATCATGGAGGAGGGTCTGCACCTCGACACCTGCTCCGCCGGCGAGATGACCGTCGCGCAGCGGGTCGGCTTCCCGCCCGAGCGCATCGGCCTGCACGGCAACAACAAGTCGCGTGCGGAGCTGCGCCAGGCGATCGAGTGGGGCGTCGGGCGGATCATCGTCGACTCCTTCGCCGAGATCGACCGCGTCGCCGAGATCGCCGCCGACCTGGGTGTCGTCGCCCGGGTCATGGTCCGCGTGACCGTCGGTGTCGAGGCGCACACCCACGAGTTCATCGCCACCGCCCACGAGGACCAGAAGTTCGGCTTCTCCCTGGCCAACGGCTTCGCGCGGGCGGCCGTCGACCGCGTCGTGGCGAAGGGGGAGTCCCTCCACCTGCTCGGTCTGCACAGCCACATCGGTAGCCAGATCTTCGACACCGCCGGCTTCGAGATCGCGGCCCGCCGCCTGATCGAGCTGCACACCGAGGTCGCCGACGAGCACGGCATCCACATGACCGAGATGGACCTCGGTGGTGGGTACGGCATCGCCTACACCTCCGAGCACGACCCGCTGACCCCGCGCCGGCTCGGCGAGCAGATGGGCAGCCTCGTCGAGCGCGAGCTCAAGGCCTTCCAGGAGGAGCACCCGCAGGCGCCCACACCGCGGATCTCCATCGAGCCGGGCCGCGCGATCGCCGGTCCGAGCGCCTTCACCCTCTACGAGATCGGCACGATCAAGGACGTCGAGGTCACCGCCGACCTGACCCGCACCTACGTCAGCGTCGACGGCGGGATGAGCGACAACGTGCGCACGGCCCTCTACGGCGCGGACTACTCCTGCGCCCTGGCCTCGCGCACCTCGCAGGCAGAGCAGCGCCTGGTGCGCGTCGTCGGGAGCCACTGCGAGAGTGGTGACATCGTCGTGATGGACGAGTACCTGCCCGAGGACATCGTCGCCGGCGACCTGATCGCGGTGCCCGGCACCGGCGCGTACTGCCGGTCGTTGTCCAGCCAGTACAACCACACCCCGCGGCCCCCGGTCATCGCGGTCCGGGACGGTGTCGCCAGAGTCATCGTCCGCCGCGAGACGATCGAGGACCTGCTCGCCCTCGACGTCGACGACAGCCCGTCCACCCCGTCCCAGGAGGTCCGATGACCACCCCCGCCGCACCCCTTCGCGTCGCCCTCCTCGGGGGCGGCACCGTCGGCGGCTCCGTCGTGCGGATGCTGCTCGAGCAGGCCGACGACCTCGAGCAGCGCATCGGGCGCCGGCTGGAGATCGTCGGCATCGCCGTGCGCCGGGCCGGGCGCGACCGCTCCGACCTGGGCGTCGACCCGGGCCTGATCACCACCGACGCCCAGGAGCTGGTCACCCGCGCCGACATCGTCGTCGAGCTCATCGGCGGCATCGAGCCGGCCCGCGGGCTGATCCTGCGCGCGATGGAGCACGGTGCATCGGTCGTCACCGCCAACAAGGCGCTGCTGGCCGAGGACGGCGCGAGCCTGCACGCGGCCGCCATCGACCGTGGGGTCGACCTGTACTACGAGGCCTCGGTCGCCGGCGCGATCCCGATCCTGCGCCCGATCCGCGACTCGCTCGCGGGCGACTCGATCAACCGCGTCATCGGCATCGTCAACGGCACGACCAACTTCGTCCTCGACGCGATGGACACCACCGGTGCCGGGCTCTTCGAGACCGTCGAGCGAGCCCAGTCCCTCGGGTA
The DNA window shown above is from Janibacter sp. A1S7 and carries:
- the lysA gene encoding diaminopimelate decarboxylase, whose product is MRAHEAGTLHADGYGIQPNWLPEPEDLSELMPQLWARNTARDDSGALTVAGVSVTDLAREFGTAAYVLDEDDFRSRAGDFRDDFAAGFEALGGVDVYYAGKAFLCTAVARWIMEEGLHLDTCSAGEMTVAQRVGFPPERIGLHGNNKSRAELRQAIEWGVGRIIVDSFAEIDRVAEIAADLGVVARVMVRVTVGVEAHTHEFIATAHEDQKFGFSLANGFARAAVDRVVAKGESLHLLGLHSHIGSQIFDTAGFEIAARRLIELHTEVADEHGIHMTEMDLGGGYGIAYTSEHDPLTPRRLGEQMGSLVERELKAFQEEHPQAPTPRISIEPGRAIAGPSAFTLYEIGTIKDVEVTADLTRTYVSVDGGMSDNVRTALYGADYSCALASRTSQAEQRLVRVVGSHCESGDIVVMDEYLPEDIVAGDLIAVPGTGAYCRSLSSQYNHTPRPPVIAVRDGVARVIVRRETIEDLLALDVDDSPSTPSQEVR